The Nostoc sp. 'Lobaria pulmonaria (5183) cyanobiont' genome window below encodes:
- a CDS encoding ferredoxin:protochlorophyllide reductase (ATP-dependent) subunit N — translation MTVAQQPEALSFECETGNYHTFCPISCVAWLYQKIEDSFFLVIGTKTCGYFLQNAMGVMIFAEPRYAMAELEEGDISAQLNDYEELKRLCLQIKRDRNPSVIVWIGTCTTEIIKTDLEGLAPKLESEIGIPIVVARANGLDYAFTQGEDTVLAAMANRCPDKAPVAETEKNERNAIAKLLNFGKKKEDVAQDESEYVVHPPLVLFGSLPDPVVTQLTLELKRQGIKVSGWLPAKRFTELPVLEEGYYVAGVNPFLSRTATTLMRRRKCKLIGAPFPIGPDGTRAWIEKICSVFGITPKGLDEREAQIWAGLEDYVKLIRGKSVFFMGDNLLEVSQARFLIRCGMTVHEIGIPYMDKRYQAAELALLEKTCQEMNSPLPRIVEKPDNYNQLQRIYALKPDLVITGMAHANPLEARGINTKWSVEFTFAQIHGFTNARDMLELVTRPLRRNNNLKDLGWDKLVREEAKI, via the coding sequence CTTCTTTTTGGTGATTGGGACAAAAACTTGTGGCTACTTCTTGCAAAACGCGATGGGGGTGATGATTTTTGCTGAACCCCGCTATGCAATGGCAGAGTTGGAAGAGGGCGATATTTCAGCACAACTGAATGATTATGAAGAGTTAAAGCGGTTGTGCTTGCAAATTAAACGCGATCGCAATCCTAGTGTAATTGTCTGGATTGGCACTTGCACCACCGAAATTATCAAAACAGATTTGGAAGGTTTAGCGCCGAAGCTAGAATCCGAAATCGGTATTCCCATCGTTGTAGCGCGTGCAAATGGTCTAGATTACGCCTTCACCCAAGGGGAAGATACCGTATTAGCTGCTATGGCTAACCGTTGCCCTGATAAGGCTCCTGTGGCGGAAACAGAGAAGAATGAACGCAATGCGATCGCTAAATTGCTCAACTTTGGTAAAAAGAAAGAAGATGTCGCCCAAGATGAATCTGAGTACGTAGTTCACCCACCACTGGTTCTCTTTGGCTCGCTTCCCGACCCCGTAGTTACTCAGTTAACCTTGGAACTGAAGAGACAAGGCATCAAAGTTTCCGGCTGGCTACCCGCGAAGCGCTTCACTGAACTGCCAGTACTAGAAGAAGGGTATTATGTCGCTGGTGTCAACCCCTTCCTCAGCCGCACAGCTACCACCTTAATGCGCCGCCGTAAGTGTAAACTGATTGGCGCACCGTTCCCCATTGGCCCCGATGGCACTCGCGCTTGGATTGAGAAAATCTGCTCGGTGTTTGGTATTACTCCCAAGGGTTTGGATGAACGGGAAGCACAAATTTGGGCAGGTTTGGAAGATTATGTGAAACTGATTCGCGGTAAATCTGTATTCTTCATGGGTGATAACTTGCTGGAAGTTTCCCAAGCAAGATTCTTAATCCGTTGTGGGATGACAGTTCACGAAATCGGCATTCCCTACATGGATAAGCGCTATCAAGCTGCTGAGTTGGCACTGTTGGAGAAAACTTGCCAGGAAATGAATTCACCCCTGCCAAGGATTGTGGAAAAGCCGGATAATTACAATCAACTTCAGCGGATTTATGCGTTGAAACCAGATTTGGTAATTACTGGTATGGCTCACGCTAATCCGTTGGAAGCACGCGGTATTAATACTAAGTGGTCGGTGGAGTTCACTTTTGCTCAAATTCACGGCTTTACGAATGCGCGTGACATGTTAGAGTTGGTGACTCGTCCGTTGCGTCGGAATAATAATTTGAAAGATTTGGGTTGGGATAAGTTGGTGAGAGAAGAAGCGAAGATTTAG